In a genomic window of Mustela nigripes isolate SB6536 chromosome 8, MUSNIG.SB6536, whole genome shotgun sequence:
- the MBD1 gene encoding methyl-CpG-binding domain protein 1 isoform X24: protein MAEDWLECPALGPGWKRREVFRKSGATCGRSDTYYQSPTGDRIRSKVELTRYLGPACDLSLFDFKQGILCYPAPKPQSLPVPSKKRKKPSRPAKTRKRQVGPQKGEVRKDAPGDETKADADTAPASLPAPGCCENCGISFSGDGTRRQRLKTLCKDCRAQRIAFNREQRMFKRVGCGECAACQVTEDCGACSTCLLQLPHDVASGLFCKCERRRCLRIVERSRGCGVCRGCQTREDCGRCRVCLRPPRPGLRRQWRCVQRRCLRGKRSRRRGGCDSKMAARRRPPRTQPLPPVTPSQPPASPELQPYTNRRQNRKCGTCAACLRRMDCGRCDFCCDKPKFGGSNQKRQKCRWRQCLQFAMKRLLPSVWAGSEDGAGPPPPYSRRKRPGSTRRPRLGQILKTLTTPTVRSGRAQTPMKQETGSGFVLPPPGTDLVFLREGASSPVQVPGPATASTEALLQEAQCPGLSWVVALPQVKQEKVDAQEDWTPGTAILTSPVLLSGCPSKAVDAGLPPVKQEPLDPEEDKEEESKEDSASDLAPEEEAGGAGTPVITEIFSLGGTRLRDTAVWLPRAGNREGKMDVKCGRRRTLWRARARAGTGEDGLERLSVSHHLQLR, encoded by the exons ATGGCTGAGGACTGGCTGGAGTGCCCAGCCTTGGGCCCTGGCTGGAAACGTCGTGAGGTCTTTCGAAAGTCAGGTGCCACCTGTGGACGCTCAGACACCTATTACCAGAG CCCCACAGGAGACAGGATCCGAAGCAAAGTTGAGCTGACCCGATACCTGGGCCCTGCGTGTGACCTCTCCCTCTTCGACTTCAAACAAGGCATTCTGTGTTATCCAGCCCCCAAG CCCCAGTCCTTACCTGTCCCTAGCAAAAAGCGGAAGAAGCCTTCACGGCCAGCCAAGACTCGGAAACGTCAGGTTGGACCCCAGAAGGGTGAGGTCAGGAAGGATGCCCCAGGGGATGAGACCAAGGCTGATGCTGACACAGCCCCAGCTTCACTGCCTGCTCCTGG GTGCTGTGAGAACTGTGGAATCAGCTTCTCAGGGGATGGTACCCGAAGACAGCGGCTCAAGACATTATGCAAGGACTGCAGAG cACAGAGGATTGCTTTCAACCGGGAGCAAAGGATGTTTAAG CGTGTGGGCTGCGGGGAGTGCGCAGCCTGCCAGGTAACCGAGGACTGCGGGGCCTGCTCCACATGCCTTCTGCAGTTGCCCCATGATGTGGCCTCGGGGCTGTTCTGCAAGTGTGAGCGGAGACGGTGCCTCCGGATTGTGGAAAGG AGCCGAGGGTGTGGAGTGTGCAGGGGCTGTCAGACCCGAGAGGACTGTGGCCGTTGTCGAGTTTGCCTTCGCCCTCCCCGCCCTGGTCTCAGGCGCCAATGGAGGTGTGTCCAGCGGCGCTGCTTACGG GGTAAACGTAGCCGCCGCAGAGGAGGCTGTGACTCCAAGATGGCTGCCCGGCGGCGCCCCCCACGAACCCAGCCACTGCCTCCAGTTACCCCGTCACAGCCTCCAGCGTCCCCAGAGCTG CAGCCTTACACGAACCGTCGGCAGAACCGTAAGTGTGGGACCTGTGCAGCTTGCTTGCGCCGGATGGACTGTGGTCGTTGCGACTTCTGCTGTGACAAGCCGAAATTTGGGGGCAGCAATCAGAAGCGCCAGAAGTGTCGTTGGCGCCAGTGCCTGCAGTTTGCCAtg AAGCGGCTGCTGCCTAGTGTCTGGGCAGGATCTGAGGATGGAGCAGGGCCGCCCCCACCGTACTCTCGTCGAAAGAGACCTGGCTCTACTCGACGGCCACGTCTGGGCCAGATACTGAAGACCTTGACCACACCCACAGTCAGATCAGGCCGTGCCCAAACTCCAATGAAACAGGAAACGGGCAGTGGCTTTGTGCTACCCCCACCTGGCACTGACCTTGTGTTCTTACGGGAAGGTGCAAGCAGTCCTGTGCAGGTGCCTGGCCCTGCTACAGCTTCCACAGAAGCCCTGTTGCAG GAGGCCCAGTGCCCAGGCCTGAGTTGGGTTGTGGCCTTACCCCAGGTGAAGCAAGAGAAGGTGGATGCCCAGGAAGACTGGACACCGGGCACAGCCATCCTGACTTCTCCTGTATTGCTGTCTGGCTGCCCCAGCAAG GCCGTAGATGCAGGCCTGCCACCTGTGAAGCAAGAGCCATTGGACCCTgaggaggacaaggaggaagagagcaagGAAGACTCCGCCTCCGACTTGGccccagaggaggaggcaggaggggctggcACACCCGTG ATCACGGAGATTTTCAGCCTGGGTGGAACCCGCCTCCGGGACACAGCGGTCTGGTTGCCAAG GGCAGGCAATCGGGAAGGGAAGATGGATGTAAAGTGTGGGAGACGGAGGACACTTTGGCGTGCACGAGCAAGAGCTGGAACCGGCGAGGATGGCCTAGAACGCCTGTCAGTGTCTCACCATCTCCAACTGCGATAA
- the MBD1 gene encoding methyl-CpG-binding domain protein 1 isoform X18 has product MAEDWLECPALGPGWKRREVFRKSGATCGRSDTYYQSPTGDRIRSKVELTRYLGPACDLSLFDFKQGILCYPAPKPQSLPVPSKKRKKPSRPAKTRKRQVGPQKGEVRKDAPGDETKADADTAPASLPAPGCCENCGISFSGDGTRRQRLKTLCKDCRAQRIAFNREQRMFKRVGCGECAACQVTEDCGACSTCLLQLPHDVASGLFCKCERRRCLRIVERSRGCGVCRGCQTREDCGRCRVCLRPPRPGLRRQWRCVQRRCLRGKRSRRRGGCDSKMAARRRPPRTQPLPPVTPSQPPASPELQPRALAPSPPAEFIYYCVDEDELQPYTNRRQNRKCGTCAACLRRMDCGRCDFCCDKPKFGGSNQKRQKCRWRQCLQFAMKRLLPSVWAGSEDGAGPPPPYSRRKRPGSTRRPRLGQILKTLTTPTVRSGRAQTPMKQETGSGFVLPPPGTDLVFLREGASSPVQVPGPATASTEALLQEAQCPGLSWVVALPQVKQEKVDAQEDWTPGTAILTSPVLLSGCPSKAVDAGLPPVKQEPLDPEEDKEEESKEDSASDLAPEEEAGGAGTPVITEIFSLGGTRLRDTAVWLPRAGNREGKMDVKCGRRRTLWRARARAGTGEDGLERLSVSHHLQLR; this is encoded by the exons ATGGCTGAGGACTGGCTGGAGTGCCCAGCCTTGGGCCCTGGCTGGAAACGTCGTGAGGTCTTTCGAAAGTCAGGTGCCACCTGTGGACGCTCAGACACCTATTACCAGAG CCCCACAGGAGACAGGATCCGAAGCAAAGTTGAGCTGACCCGATACCTGGGCCCTGCGTGTGACCTCTCCCTCTTCGACTTCAAACAAGGCATTCTGTGTTATCCAGCCCCCAAG CCCCAGTCCTTACCTGTCCCTAGCAAAAAGCGGAAGAAGCCTTCACGGCCAGCCAAGACTCGGAAACGTCAGGTTGGACCCCAGAAGGGTGAGGTCAGGAAGGATGCCCCAGGGGATGAGACCAAGGCTGATGCTGACACAGCCCCAGCTTCACTGCCTGCTCCTGG GTGCTGTGAGAACTGTGGAATCAGCTTCTCAGGGGATGGTACCCGAAGACAGCGGCTCAAGACATTATGCAAGGACTGCAGAG cACAGAGGATTGCTTTCAACCGGGAGCAAAGGATGTTTAAG CGTGTGGGCTGCGGGGAGTGCGCAGCCTGCCAGGTAACCGAGGACTGCGGGGCCTGCTCCACATGCCTTCTGCAGTTGCCCCATGATGTGGCCTCGGGGCTGTTCTGCAAGTGTGAGCGGAGACGGTGCCTCCGGATTGTGGAAAGG AGCCGAGGGTGTGGAGTGTGCAGGGGCTGTCAGACCCGAGAGGACTGTGGCCGTTGTCGAGTTTGCCTTCGCCCTCCCCGCCCTGGTCTCAGGCGCCAATGGAGGTGTGTCCAGCGGCGCTGCTTACGG GGTAAACGTAGCCGCCGCAGAGGAGGCTGTGACTCCAAGATGGCTGCCCGGCGGCGCCCCCCACGAACCCAGCCACTGCCTCCAGTTACCCCGTCACAGCCTCCAGCGTCCCCAGAGCTG CAACCCAGAGCCCTGGCCCCCTCGCCACCTGCCGAATTCATCTATTACTGTGTAGACGAGGACGAGCTA CAGCCTTACACGAACCGTCGGCAGAACCGTAAGTGTGGGACCTGTGCAGCTTGCTTGCGCCGGATGGACTGTGGTCGTTGCGACTTCTGCTGTGACAAGCCGAAATTTGGGGGCAGCAATCAGAAGCGCCAGAAGTGTCGTTGGCGCCAGTGCCTGCAGTTTGCCAtg AAGCGGCTGCTGCCTAGTGTCTGGGCAGGATCTGAGGATGGAGCAGGGCCGCCCCCACCGTACTCTCGTCGAAAGAGACCTGGCTCTACTCGACGGCCACGTCTGGGCCAGATACTGAAGACCTTGACCACACCCACAGTCAGATCAGGCCGTGCCCAAACTCCAATGAAACAGGAAACGGGCAGTGGCTTTGTGCTACCCCCACCTGGCACTGACCTTGTGTTCTTACGGGAAGGTGCAAGCAGTCCTGTGCAGGTGCCTGGCCCTGCTACAGCTTCCACAGAAGCCCTGTTGCAG GAGGCCCAGTGCCCAGGCCTGAGTTGGGTTGTGGCCTTACCCCAGGTGAAGCAAGAGAAGGTGGATGCCCAGGAAGACTGGACACCGGGCACAGCCATCCTGACTTCTCCTGTATTGCTGTCTGGCTGCCCCAGCAAG GCCGTAGATGCAGGCCTGCCACCTGTGAAGCAAGAGCCATTGGACCCTgaggaggacaaggaggaagagagcaagGAAGACTCCGCCTCCGACTTGGccccagaggaggaggcaggaggggctggcACACCCGTG ATCACGGAGATTTTCAGCCTGGGTGGAACCCGCCTCCGGGACACAGCGGTCTGGTTGCCAAG GGCAGGCAATCGGGAAGGGAAGATGGATGTAAAGTGTGGGAGACGGAGGACACTTTGGCGTGCACGAGCAAGAGCTGGAACCGGCGAGGATGGCCTAGAACGCCTGTCAGTGTCTCACCATCTCCAACTGCGATAA
- the MBD1 gene encoding methyl-CpG-binding domain protein 1 isoform X22 — MAEDWLECPALGPGWKRREVFRKSGATCGRSDTYYQSPTGDRIRSKVELTRYLGPACDLSLFDFKQGILCYPAPKPQSLPVPSKKRKKPSRPAKTRKRQVGPQKGEVRKDAPGDETKADADTAPASLPAPGCCENCGISFSGDGTRRQRLKTLCKDCRAQRIAFNREQRMFKRVGCGECAACQVTEDCGACSTCLLQLPHDVASGLFCKCERRRCLRIVERSRGCGVCRGCQTREDCGRCRVCLRPPRPGLRRQWRCVQRRCLRGKRSRRRGGCDSKMAARRRPPRTQPLPPVTPSQPPASPELQPRALAPSPPAEFIYYCVDEDELQPYTNRRQNRKCGTCAACLRRMDCGRCDFCCDKPKFGGSNQKRQKCRWRQCLQFAMKRLLPSVWAGSEDGAGPPPPYSRRKRPGSTRRPRLGQILKTLTTPTVRSGRAQTPMKQETGSGFVLPPPGTDLVFLREGASSPVQVPGPATASTEALLQVKQEKVDAQEDWTPGTAILTSPVLLSGCPSKAVDAGLPPVKQEPLDPEEDKEEESKEDSASDLAPEEEAGGAGTPVITEIFSLGGTRLRDTAVWLPRAGNREGKMDVKCGRRRTLWRARARAGTGEDGLERLSVSHHLQLR; from the exons ATGGCTGAGGACTGGCTGGAGTGCCCAGCCTTGGGCCCTGGCTGGAAACGTCGTGAGGTCTTTCGAAAGTCAGGTGCCACCTGTGGACGCTCAGACACCTATTACCAGAG CCCCACAGGAGACAGGATCCGAAGCAAAGTTGAGCTGACCCGATACCTGGGCCCTGCGTGTGACCTCTCCCTCTTCGACTTCAAACAAGGCATTCTGTGTTATCCAGCCCCCAAG CCCCAGTCCTTACCTGTCCCTAGCAAAAAGCGGAAGAAGCCTTCACGGCCAGCCAAGACTCGGAAACGTCAGGTTGGACCCCAGAAGGGTGAGGTCAGGAAGGATGCCCCAGGGGATGAGACCAAGGCTGATGCTGACACAGCCCCAGCTTCACTGCCTGCTCCTGG GTGCTGTGAGAACTGTGGAATCAGCTTCTCAGGGGATGGTACCCGAAGACAGCGGCTCAAGACATTATGCAAGGACTGCAGAG cACAGAGGATTGCTTTCAACCGGGAGCAAAGGATGTTTAAG CGTGTGGGCTGCGGGGAGTGCGCAGCCTGCCAGGTAACCGAGGACTGCGGGGCCTGCTCCACATGCCTTCTGCAGTTGCCCCATGATGTGGCCTCGGGGCTGTTCTGCAAGTGTGAGCGGAGACGGTGCCTCCGGATTGTGGAAAGG AGCCGAGGGTGTGGAGTGTGCAGGGGCTGTCAGACCCGAGAGGACTGTGGCCGTTGTCGAGTTTGCCTTCGCCCTCCCCGCCCTGGTCTCAGGCGCCAATGGAGGTGTGTCCAGCGGCGCTGCTTACGG GGTAAACGTAGCCGCCGCAGAGGAGGCTGTGACTCCAAGATGGCTGCCCGGCGGCGCCCCCCACGAACCCAGCCACTGCCTCCAGTTACCCCGTCACAGCCTCCAGCGTCCCCAGAGCTG CAACCCAGAGCCCTGGCCCCCTCGCCACCTGCCGAATTCATCTATTACTGTGTAGACGAGGACGAGCTA CAGCCTTACACGAACCGTCGGCAGAACCGTAAGTGTGGGACCTGTGCAGCTTGCTTGCGCCGGATGGACTGTGGTCGTTGCGACTTCTGCTGTGACAAGCCGAAATTTGGGGGCAGCAATCAGAAGCGCCAGAAGTGTCGTTGGCGCCAGTGCCTGCAGTTTGCCAtg AAGCGGCTGCTGCCTAGTGTCTGGGCAGGATCTGAGGATGGAGCAGGGCCGCCCCCACCGTACTCTCGTCGAAAGAGACCTGGCTCTACTCGACGGCCACGTCTGGGCCAGATACTGAAGACCTTGACCACACCCACAGTCAGATCAGGCCGTGCCCAAACTCCAATGAAACAGGAAACGGGCAGTGGCTTTGTGCTACCCCCACCTGGCACTGACCTTGTGTTCTTACGGGAAGGTGCAAGCAGTCCTGTGCAGGTGCCTGGCCCTGCTACAGCTTCCACAGAAGCCCTGTTGCAG GTGAAGCAAGAGAAGGTGGATGCCCAGGAAGACTGGACACCGGGCACAGCCATCCTGACTTCTCCTGTATTGCTGTCTGGCTGCCCCAGCAAG GCCGTAGATGCAGGCCTGCCACCTGTGAAGCAAGAGCCATTGGACCCTgaggaggacaaggaggaagagagcaagGAAGACTCCGCCTCCGACTTGGccccagaggaggaggcaggaggggctggcACACCCGTG ATCACGGAGATTTTCAGCCTGGGTGGAACCCGCCTCCGGGACACAGCGGTCTGGTTGCCAAG GGCAGGCAATCGGGAAGGGAAGATGGATGTAAAGTGTGGGAGACGGAGGACACTTTGGCGTGCACGAGCAAGAGCTGGAACCGGCGAGGATGGCCTAGAACGCCTGTCAGTGTCTCACCATCTCCAACTGCGATAA
- the MBD1 gene encoding methyl-CpG-binding domain protein 1 isoform X16: MAEDWLECPALGPGWKRREVFRKSGATCGRSDTYYQSPTGDRIRSKVELTRYLGPACDLSLFDFKQGILCYPAPKPQSLPVPSKKRKKPSRPAKTRKRQVGPQKGEVRKDAPGDETKADADTAPASLPAPGCCENCGISFSGDGTRRQRLKTLCKDCRAQRIAFNREQRMFKRVGCGECAACQVTEDCGACSTCLLQLPHDVASGLFCKCERRRCLRIVERSRGCGVCRGCQTREDCGRCRVCLRPPRPGLRRQWRCVQRRCLRGKRSRRRGGCDSKMAARRRPPRTQPLPPVTPSQPPASPELQPRALAPSPPAEFIYYCVDEDELPYTNRRQNRKCGTCAACLRRMDCGRCDFCCDKPKFGGSNQKRQKCRWRQCLQFAMKRLLPSVWAGSEDGAGPPPPYSRRKRPGSTRRPRLGQILKTLTTPTVRSGRAQTPMKQETGSGFVLPPPGTDLVFLREGASSPVQVPGPATASTEALLQEAQCPGLSWVVALPQVKQEKVDAQEDWTPGTAILTSPVLLSGCPSKAVDAGLPPVKQEPLDPEEDKEEESKEDSASDLAPEEEAGGAGTPVITEIFSLGGTRLRDTAVWLPSLQGRQSGREDGCKVWETEDTLACTSKSWNRRGWPRTPVSVSPSPTAIMWVSCRRSWGPSSQS; this comes from the exons ATGGCTGAGGACTGGCTGGAGTGCCCAGCCTTGGGCCCTGGCTGGAAACGTCGTGAGGTCTTTCGAAAGTCAGGTGCCACCTGTGGACGCTCAGACACCTATTACCAGAG CCCCACAGGAGACAGGATCCGAAGCAAAGTTGAGCTGACCCGATACCTGGGCCCTGCGTGTGACCTCTCCCTCTTCGACTTCAAACAAGGCATTCTGTGTTATCCAGCCCCCAAG CCCCAGTCCTTACCTGTCCCTAGCAAAAAGCGGAAGAAGCCTTCACGGCCAGCCAAGACTCGGAAACGTCAGGTTGGACCCCAGAAGGGTGAGGTCAGGAAGGATGCCCCAGGGGATGAGACCAAGGCTGATGCTGACACAGCCCCAGCTTCACTGCCTGCTCCTGG GTGCTGTGAGAACTGTGGAATCAGCTTCTCAGGGGATGGTACCCGAAGACAGCGGCTCAAGACATTATGCAAGGACTGCAGAG cACAGAGGATTGCTTTCAACCGGGAGCAAAGGATGTTTAAG CGTGTGGGCTGCGGGGAGTGCGCAGCCTGCCAGGTAACCGAGGACTGCGGGGCCTGCTCCACATGCCTTCTGCAGTTGCCCCATGATGTGGCCTCGGGGCTGTTCTGCAAGTGTGAGCGGAGACGGTGCCTCCGGATTGTGGAAAGG AGCCGAGGGTGTGGAGTGTGCAGGGGCTGTCAGACCCGAGAGGACTGTGGCCGTTGTCGAGTTTGCCTTCGCCCTCCCCGCCCTGGTCTCAGGCGCCAATGGAGGTGTGTCCAGCGGCGCTGCTTACGG GGTAAACGTAGCCGCCGCAGAGGAGGCTGTGACTCCAAGATGGCTGCCCGGCGGCGCCCCCCACGAACCCAGCCACTGCCTCCAGTTACCCCGTCACAGCCTCCAGCGTCCCCAGAGCTG CAACCCAGAGCCCTGGCCCCCTCGCCACCTGCCGAATTCATCTATTACTGTGTAGACGAGGACGAGCTA CCTTACACGAACCGTCGGCAGAACCGTAAGTGTGGGACCTGTGCAGCTTGCTTGCGCCGGATGGACTGTGGTCGTTGCGACTTCTGCTGTGACAAGCCGAAATTTGGGGGCAGCAATCAGAAGCGCCAGAAGTGTCGTTGGCGCCAGTGCCTGCAGTTTGCCAtg AAGCGGCTGCTGCCTAGTGTCTGGGCAGGATCTGAGGATGGAGCAGGGCCGCCCCCACCGTACTCTCGTCGAAAGAGACCTGGCTCTACTCGACGGCCACGTCTGGGCCAGATACTGAAGACCTTGACCACACCCACAGTCAGATCAGGCCGTGCCCAAACTCCAATGAAACAGGAAACGGGCAGTGGCTTTGTGCTACCCCCACCTGGCACTGACCTTGTGTTCTTACGGGAAGGTGCAAGCAGTCCTGTGCAGGTGCCTGGCCCTGCTACAGCTTCCACAGAAGCCCTGTTGCAG GAGGCCCAGTGCCCAGGCCTGAGTTGGGTTGTGGCCTTACCCCAGGTGAAGCAAGAGAAGGTGGATGCCCAGGAAGACTGGACACCGGGCACAGCCATCCTGACTTCTCCTGTATTGCTGTCTGGCTGCCCCAGCAAG GCCGTAGATGCAGGCCTGCCACCTGTGAAGCAAGAGCCATTGGACCCTgaggaggacaaggaggaagagagcaagGAAGACTCCGCCTCCGACTTGGccccagaggaggaggcaggaggggctggcACACCCGTG ATCACGGAGATTTTCAGCCTGGGTGGAACCCGCCTCCGGGACACAGCGGTCTGGTTGCCAAG tctgcagGGCAGGCAATCGGGAAGGGAAGATGGATGTAAAGTGTGGGAGACGGAGGACACTTTGGCGTGCACGAGCAAGAGCTGGAACCGGCGAGGATGGCCTAGAACGCCTGTCAGTGTCTCACCATCTCCAACTGCGATAATGTGGGTGTCCTGCAGAAGAAGCTGGGGCCCTTCATCACAGAGTTAA
- the MBD1 gene encoding methyl-CpG-binding domain protein 1 isoform X19, with protein sequence MAEDWLECPALGPGWKRREVFRKSGATCGRSDTYYQSPTGDRIRSKVELTRYLGPACDLSLFDFKQGILCYPAPKPQSLPVPSKKRKKPSRPAKTRKRQVGPQKGEVRKDAPGDETKADADTAPASLPAPGCCENCGISFSGDGTRRQRLKTLCKDCRAQRIAFNREQRMFKRVGCGECAACQVTEDCGACSTCLLQLPHDVASGLFCKCERRRCLRIVERSRGCGVCRGCQTREDCGRCRVCLRPPRPGLRRQWRCVQRRCLRGKRSRRRGGCDSKMAARRRPPRTQPLPPVTPSQPPASPELQPRALAPSPPAEFIYYCVDEDELPYTNRRQNRKCGTCAACLRRMDCGRCDFCCDKPKFGGSNQKRQKCRWRQCLQFAMKRLLPSVWAGSEDGAGPPPPYSRRKRPGSTRRPRLGQILKTLTTPTVRSGRAQTPMKQETGSGFVLPPPGTDLVFLREGASSPVQVPGPATASTEALLQEAQCPGLSWVVALPQVKQEKVDAQEDWTPGTAILTSPVLLSGCPSKAVDAGLPPVKQEPLDPEEDKEEESKEDSASDLAPEEEAGGAGTPVITEIFSLGGTRLRDTAVWLPRAGNREGKMDVKCGRRRTLWRARARAGTGEDGLERLSVSHHLQLR encoded by the exons ATGGCTGAGGACTGGCTGGAGTGCCCAGCCTTGGGCCCTGGCTGGAAACGTCGTGAGGTCTTTCGAAAGTCAGGTGCCACCTGTGGACGCTCAGACACCTATTACCAGAG CCCCACAGGAGACAGGATCCGAAGCAAAGTTGAGCTGACCCGATACCTGGGCCCTGCGTGTGACCTCTCCCTCTTCGACTTCAAACAAGGCATTCTGTGTTATCCAGCCCCCAAG CCCCAGTCCTTACCTGTCCCTAGCAAAAAGCGGAAGAAGCCTTCACGGCCAGCCAAGACTCGGAAACGTCAGGTTGGACCCCAGAAGGGTGAGGTCAGGAAGGATGCCCCAGGGGATGAGACCAAGGCTGATGCTGACACAGCCCCAGCTTCACTGCCTGCTCCTGG GTGCTGTGAGAACTGTGGAATCAGCTTCTCAGGGGATGGTACCCGAAGACAGCGGCTCAAGACATTATGCAAGGACTGCAGAG cACAGAGGATTGCTTTCAACCGGGAGCAAAGGATGTTTAAG CGTGTGGGCTGCGGGGAGTGCGCAGCCTGCCAGGTAACCGAGGACTGCGGGGCCTGCTCCACATGCCTTCTGCAGTTGCCCCATGATGTGGCCTCGGGGCTGTTCTGCAAGTGTGAGCGGAGACGGTGCCTCCGGATTGTGGAAAGG AGCCGAGGGTGTGGAGTGTGCAGGGGCTGTCAGACCCGAGAGGACTGTGGCCGTTGTCGAGTTTGCCTTCGCCCTCCCCGCCCTGGTCTCAGGCGCCAATGGAGGTGTGTCCAGCGGCGCTGCTTACGG GGTAAACGTAGCCGCCGCAGAGGAGGCTGTGACTCCAAGATGGCTGCCCGGCGGCGCCCCCCACGAACCCAGCCACTGCCTCCAGTTACCCCGTCACAGCCTCCAGCGTCCCCAGAGCTG CAACCCAGAGCCCTGGCCCCCTCGCCACCTGCCGAATTCATCTATTACTGTGTAGACGAGGACGAGCTA CCTTACACGAACCGTCGGCAGAACCGTAAGTGTGGGACCTGTGCAGCTTGCTTGCGCCGGATGGACTGTGGTCGTTGCGACTTCTGCTGTGACAAGCCGAAATTTGGGGGCAGCAATCAGAAGCGCCAGAAGTGTCGTTGGCGCCAGTGCCTGCAGTTTGCCAtg AAGCGGCTGCTGCCTAGTGTCTGGGCAGGATCTGAGGATGGAGCAGGGCCGCCCCCACCGTACTCTCGTCGAAAGAGACCTGGCTCTACTCGACGGCCACGTCTGGGCCAGATACTGAAGACCTTGACCACACCCACAGTCAGATCAGGCCGTGCCCAAACTCCAATGAAACAGGAAACGGGCAGTGGCTTTGTGCTACCCCCACCTGGCACTGACCTTGTGTTCTTACGGGAAGGTGCAAGCAGTCCTGTGCAGGTGCCTGGCCCTGCTACAGCTTCCACAGAAGCCCTGTTGCAG GAGGCCCAGTGCCCAGGCCTGAGTTGGGTTGTGGCCTTACCCCAGGTGAAGCAAGAGAAGGTGGATGCCCAGGAAGACTGGACACCGGGCACAGCCATCCTGACTTCTCCTGTATTGCTGTCTGGCTGCCCCAGCAAG GCCGTAGATGCAGGCCTGCCACCTGTGAAGCAAGAGCCATTGGACCCTgaggaggacaaggaggaagagagcaagGAAGACTCCGCCTCCGACTTGGccccagaggaggaggcaggaggggctggcACACCCGTG ATCACGGAGATTTTCAGCCTGGGTGGAACCCGCCTCCGGGACACAGCGGTCTGGTTGCCAAG GGCAGGCAATCGGGAAGGGAAGATGGATGTAAAGTGTGGGAGACGGAGGACACTTTGGCGTGCACGAGCAAGAGCTGGAACCGGCGAGGATGGCCTAGAACGCCTGTCAGTGTCTCACCATCTCCAACTGCGATAA